The Thermodesulfobacteriota bacterium genome includes a window with the following:
- a CDS encoding peptide deformylase, with translation EIVSSMGMKTVREGCLSVPEYTANIRRAEEVTVKGLDGEGREIKIESSGFEAVALQHELDHLDGILFIDRIDSIRSLFKRKVQMPS, from the coding sequence GAGATAGTGTCTTCCATGGGCATGAAGACCGTCCGGGAGGGATGCCTCTCGGTCCCGGAGTATACGGCTAATATCCGGAGGGCCGAGGAGGTAACGGTCAAGGGGCTGGACGGGGAAGGTAGGGAAATAAAAATCGAATCGAGCGGCTTCGAGGCCGTGGCCCTCCAGCACGAGTTGGATCACCTCGACGGAATACTCTTTATCGACAGGATAGATAGTATAAGGAGTCTATTTAAGAGGAAGGTACAGATGCCTTCCTGA
- a CDS encoding zinc-ribbon domain-containing protein, with protein sequence MEMTDNEHTTYLANSALIANSDATLTSLELAALEEIRKNIGAKKKALTSARKAVESGNYTIAKCGDFAAQINNLADMLYICFVDGELSEKESSLVLSFAESIGLTKMQTEIMMKEATERVSKMTFNVTCQKCSNNVDAKAKFCPNCGTPISSSTEDSVKTDFEIPSTGHSIEFAESTAAGFPKALEFSKSAPKFETCIRMKKTWYLASWPEDVFSDVILLADALNGIRNRKYYHNGSEEPWDEVFTFVWCIGNREAAYRPIEYCFGKSDKRINPWGCKHVDFEWTEWANWFSYGHFKKSGIIKKKYSWVFNKERIRHEVMTNVHRYRRCPHLRPLLIEAVIKALPEEIEITQSSGWKFSSIYEEVPGSIKVVEVEKSDDYECKNEYYSDGVRPRGLAVLRQVLTKAFAEAKVIDIGINELVK encoded by the coding sequence ATGGAAATGACAGACAACGAACACACCACATACTTGGCAAATTCGGCGCTCATTGCTAACTCCGATGCAACTCTGACTTCACTGGAGTTGGCTGCACTGGAAGAAATCAGAAAAAATATTGGTGCAAAGAAAAAGGCTCTTACTTCTGCTCGCAAAGCAGTCGAGTCTGGCAATTATACTATAGCTAAATGCGGAGACTTCGCCGCGCAGATAAACAACCTTGCAGATATGCTTTACATCTGCTTTGTCGATGGTGAACTGTCCGAAAAGGAGTCATCCCTTGTGTTAAGCTTTGCTGAGAGCATTGGGCTGACCAAGATGCAGACAGAGATAATGATGAAAGAGGCTACGGAACGTGTAAGTAAGATGACTTTCAATGTCACTTGCCAGAAATGTTCCAATAATGTTGACGCAAAGGCTAAGTTTTGTCCAAACTGTGGAACCCCCATTTCTAGTTCGACAGAGGATTCTGTGAAAACTGATTTTGAGATTCCAAGCACTGGTCACTCGATTGAATTCGCAGAATCAACAGCAGCGGGATTTCCTAAGGCATTGGAGTTCTCAAAGTCGGCACCAAAATTTGAAACTTGTATTCGTATGAAAAAGACATGGTATCTTGCTTCCTGGCCAGAAGATGTTTTTTCAGATGTTATCCTGCTGGCAGATGCTCTCAACGGTATACGCAACCGAAAATACTACCACAATGGCTCTGAAGAACCATGGGATGAGGTTTTTACCTTCGTTTGGTGTATCGGGAACCGTGAAGCAGCCTATAGACCAATAGAATACTGTTTTGGAAAGAGCGATAAGCGTATCAACCCTTGGGGTTGCAAACACGTCGATTTTGAATGGACAGAATGGGCTAATTGGTTTTCTTATGGGCACTTCAAGAAGAGCGGAATCATCAAAAAGAAATACTCATGGGTATTTAACAAAGAGCGAATACGTCACGAGGTAATGACCAATGTGCATCGCTATCGTAGGTGTCCCCATCTCCGCCCTCTTTTGATTGAAGCCGTCATTAAGGCATTACCTGAGGAAATCGAAATCACACAAAGCTCAGGCTGGAAGTTCAGCAGTATCTATGAAGAAGTCCCTGGTAGTATTAAGGTGGTTGAGGTCGAAAAGTCAGACGATTACGAATGCAAAAATGAATATTACTCAGATGGAGTCCGCCCCCGTGGGCTTGCTGTTCTTCGCCAAGTATTGACGAAGGCGTTTGCTGAAGCGAAGGTAATAGATATAGGTATAAACGAATTAGTTAAGTAG
- a CDS encoding PAS domain S-box protein, which translates to MKDENKTKKELIAELAELRRGLDGPGRPGTTEASLKLGTQQATISELGQFALSGADLSVLFDMAVNLTAKTLSVEYSKVLGLLPDRKSLLLRAGVGWKEGLVGKTTVGSERESQAGYTLMSSEPVVVKDLRKETRFNGPPLLTDHKVVGGMSVIIGEKNDPFGVLGVHTGSERAFTVDDINFLQAAANILAAAIGRKRVEDALREKEDFFRRLVESTNIVVWEMDVATRRFTYVGPQALDITGYRPEEWVDLDAWSAIVHPDDREWTVDFCLTSTAEGKDHDFEYRMVTKDGRTIWVKDIVSVVFGDDGPVTLRGFIFDITELKAVEEALESSRKMLHAVMDTIPVRVFWKDRDLKYLGCNLSFARDAGLDSPKEIIGKDDFQMSWRSEAELYRADDRAVIETGEARLNYEEPQTWPDGTEMLLRTSKVPLRDRDGNIFGVLGTYEDITELKAAEKEALRAQKLESLGVLAGGIAHDFNNLLVGILGNINLAKHRLEPEDRIYKRIVEAEKASLYATELTQQLLTFSKGGEPVKETILIGDLVEESVRFALRGSNVNYDCTASEGLSSIEADKGQISQAMNNLVINANQAMPGGGTIKVRTENVTVDTKDNLPLKEGKYVKISIEDGGAGISTEDLPRIFDPYFTTKPKGSGLGLASVYSIVNRHEGYIGVASEVGGGTTFRVYLPVSTKKPVEAGEVKETIVAGAGRVLVMDDDAIVREVAKEYLNHIGYESGLAADGAEAVELYRKARESGNPFAAVIMDLTVKDGVGGEEAVKELIKIDPDVKAIVSSGYSGDTIMANYNDYGFRGVIAKPYTLPKLSEVLDKVLR; encoded by the coding sequence ATGAAAGACGAAAATAAAACAAAGAAAGAACTTATAGCGGAGCTGGCGGAGCTGCGCCGCGGCCTTGACGGGCCCGGCCGCCCTGGAACTACGGAGGCGTCTTTGAAGCTGGGGACGCAGCAGGCAACCATTTCCGAGCTCGGTCAATTCGCGCTCTCTGGCGCCGACCTCTCCGTACTCTTCGACATGGCCGTCAATTTAACCGCCAAAACCCTCTCAGTCGAGTATTCCAAGGTACTGGGGCTGCTCCCGGACCGTAAATCCCTGCTGCTTCGCGCGGGGGTGGGTTGGAAAGAAGGGCTGGTGGGTAAAACGACTGTCGGTTCCGAGAGGGAGTCTCAAGCCGGGTATACCCTTATGTCGAGCGAGCCTGTAGTAGTGAAAGACCTGCGAAAGGAAACCCGCTTCAACGGGCCGCCTTTGCTGACGGACCATAAGGTGGTAGGCGGCATGAGCGTGATTATCGGTGAAAAGAACGACCCTTTCGGCGTCCTCGGGGTGCATACCGGCTCGGAGCGAGCTTTTACGGTCGACGATATCAACTTCCTGCAGGCCGCGGCAAACATACTCGCCGCGGCCATCGGGCGCAAGAGGGTCGAAGACGCGCTCAGGGAAAAGGAGGACTTCTTCCGGAGGCTGGTGGAGTCCACCAATATTGTCGTCTGGGAGATGGACGTTGCTACAAGACGCTTTACTTATGTGGGTCCGCAGGCCCTTGATATCACCGGCTACCGCCCGGAAGAGTGGGTCGACCTGGATGCCTGGTCGGCGATCGTCCACCCGGACGACCGGGAATGGACGGTCGATTTCTGCCTGACGTCCACCGCCGAAGGTAAAGACCATGACTTTGAGTACCGCATGGTTACTAAAGACGGCCGGACGATATGGGTGAAAGACATCGTAAGCGTCGTCTTCGGAGACGACGGTCCCGTGACGCTGAGGGGCTTTATCTTCGACATAACGGAGCTCAAGGCGGTCGAGGAGGCGTTGGAGTCCTCCAGGAAGATGCTCCACGCGGTGATGGACACCATCCCGGTCAGGGTCTTCTGGAAGGACCGGGACTTAAAATACCTCGGGTGCAACCTCTCCTTTGCCCGGGACGCCGGCCTCGACTCGCCGAAGGAGATTATCGGAAAGGACGACTTCCAGATGTCCTGGCGGAGTGAGGCGGAGCTCTACCGCGCCGACGACCGCGCGGTAATCGAGACCGGGGAGGCCAGGCTCAACTACGAAGAGCCGCAGACCTGGCCGGACGGCACCGAGATGCTGCTCCGGACCAGCAAGGTGCCGCTCAGGGACAGGGATGGGAATATATTCGGGGTGCTGGGGACCTATGAGGACATCACCGAGCTGAAGGCGGCGGAAAAAGAGGCCCTGAGGGCCCAGAAGCTCGAGTCGCTGGGCGTCCTTGCAGGCGGGATAGCCCACGACTTCAACAACCTCCTCGTCGGGATACTCGGCAATATCAACCTTGCGAAGCACAGGCTCGAACCGGAAGATAGAATATATAAAAGGATAGTCGAGGCGGAGAAGGCGTCACTTTATGCAACCGAGCTGACCCAACAGCTTCTTACCTTCTCCAAGGGCGGGGAGCCGGTTAAAGAGACGATCCTGATAGGAGACCTGGTCGAAGAATCGGTCCGCTTCGCCCTTCGCGGCTCGAATGTGAACTATGACTGTACCGCTTCCGAAGGCCTTTCATCCATTGAGGCCGATAAGGGGCAGATAAGCCAGGCCATGAATAACCTTGTCATTAACGCCAACCAGGCCATGCCCGGGGGCGGGACGATCAAGGTGCGTACCGAAAACGTCACCGTCGATACGAAGGACAACCTCCCCCTGAAAGAGGGGAAGTATGTAAAGATATCTATCGAGGACGGAGGTGCGGGAATATCGACCGAAGACCTGCCAAGGATATTCGACCCGTACTTTACCACCAAACCAAAGGGGAGCGGTCTCGGGCTTGCAAGCGTATATTCCATCGTAAATAGACACGAGGGATACATAGGGGTCGCCTCGGAGGTCGGAGGGGGGACGACGTTCCGGGTATACCTCCCGGTATCCACGAAGAAGCCTGTCGAGGCCGGTGAGGTAAAAGAGACGATAGTCGCGGGCGCCGGCAGGGTGCTCGTGATGGATGATGATGCGATAGTAAGGGAGGTTGCAAAAGAGTACCTCAACCATATAGGGTACGAATCCGGGCTTGCGGCGGACGGTGCGGAGGCCGTTGAACTTTACAGAAAGGCCAGGGAGTCCGGCAACCCCTTTGCCGCCGTCATAATGGACCTTACCGTCAAGGACGGTGTCGGGGGGGAAGAGGCGGTAAAGGAGTTGATCAAGATAGACCCGGACGTCAAGGCGATCGTATCAAGCGGTTACTCCGGCGACACGATAATGGCCAACTACAATGACTACGGGTTCAGGGGCGTCATTGCAAAGCCGTATACACTCCCGAAGTTGAGCGAGGTTCTCGATAAGGTGCTGAGGTGA
- the bioB gene encoding biotin synthase BioB, giving the protein MPDIVEKAREKALAGDGLTFEEGCEFAALPDENLYEVLAATEAVRRKFKGTEVNLCGIVNAKSGLCAEDCTFCSQSTRYETGVETYRMASAEAIAEAAREAAKNGAREFSIVTSGTKVASEKDVSILTDALASMKETTGVERCASLGMLSPETLKTLKEAGLESYHHNLETGRSFFPKICTTHDYEEDVATIRTARELGFYTCSGGIFGLGEGWEHRVELAETLRELDVDSVPINFLNPRPGTPLEEARNLTPVECLKIIALMRLMLPTKDIVVCGGREMNLRGMQPLIFAAGANGMMIGNYLTTKGRNTAEDLQMLRDLGLTPRGNGHP; this is encoded by the coding sequence ATGCCGGATATAGTTGAAAAAGCTCGGGAAAAGGCCCTGGCAGGTGACGGCCTCACCTTTGAAGAAGGCTGCGAGTTCGCCGCCCTGCCGGACGAGAACCTCTACGAGGTACTCGCCGCTACCGAGGCGGTACGCCGTAAGTTCAAGGGCACCGAGGTCAACCTCTGCGGCATAGTGAACGCAAAGAGCGGACTGTGCGCCGAGGACTGCACCTTCTGCTCCCAGTCGACCCGCTACGAGACCGGGGTCGAGACCTACCGGATGGCTTCAGCCGAAGCCATAGCCGAAGCCGCCAGAGAGGCCGCGAAAAACGGCGCCCGCGAGTTCTCGATCGTAACGAGCGGCACCAAGGTCGCGAGCGAAAAGGACGTCTCCATACTTACGGACGCCCTTGCCTCCATGAAGGAGACCACCGGCGTAGAGCGCTGCGCCTCGCTCGGCATGCTGAGCCCTGAAACGCTAAAGACGCTAAAAGAAGCCGGGCTCGAAAGCTACCACCATAACCTCGAAACCGGACGGAGTTTTTTCCCAAAGATCTGCACCACCCACGACTACGAAGAAGACGTAGCCACAATCCGGACCGCCAGGGAGCTCGGCTTCTACACCTGCTCGGGCGGTATATTCGGCCTCGGCGAAGGGTGGGAGCACAGGGTCGAACTCGCCGAAACGTTACGCGAGCTCGACGTGGACTCCGTCCCGATAAATTTCTTAAATCCCCGTCCCGGGACGCCCCTGGAAGAAGCAAGGAACCTGACCCCCGTCGAATGCCTTAAGATTATCGCGCTCATGCGGCTTATGCTCCCAACGAAAGATATCGTCGTATGCGGCGGCAGGGAGATGAACCTCCGCGGTATGCAGCCCCTTATATTCGCCGCCGGGGCCAACGGCATGATGATAGGCAACTACCTAACGACCAAAGGCAGGAACACGGCGGAGGACCTTCAAATGCTGCGCGACCTCGGGCTCACCCCAAGAGGCAACGGGCACCCGTGA
- the bioF gene encoding 8-amino-7-oxononanoate synthase → MTATILKELKGLEEAGLKRETTLIEKTHGPKVLIDGREVVLLCSNDYLGLSCHPEVKEAAVKAVERYGVGAGASRLVSGTMEPHIELEETVRKFQGTEAALVFNSGWHANTGLIPALAGHGDEIFSDKLSHASIIDGSALSRAKVRRYPHLDTDALEGFLKNSTARKKLIITEGIFSMDGDLAPLKDIAGLADRYGAMLYVDDAHGVGVLGENGTGTLEHTGVEGPHIVRMGTFGKALGTFGAFIAGDKELMELLVTRARAFVYSTALPPAVCAATIKAMEIVEREPERRARLLDYADYIRGELKGAGLDTLDSEAHIIPLKTGDAQRTMEITARLLDKGVFVQGIRPPTVPEGTSRLRITPTAAHAREEIDLALSAIKEALG, encoded by the coding sequence GTGACAGCCACCATACTAAAAGAGCTCAAGGGACTCGAAGAAGCGGGGCTCAAAAGGGAGACCACCCTTATCGAAAAAACTCACGGACCGAAAGTGCTGATAGACGGCCGCGAGGTCGTGCTCCTCTGCTCGAACGACTACCTCGGCCTCTCCTGCCACCCGGAGGTAAAGGAGGCCGCCGTAAAGGCCGTCGAGCGCTACGGCGTTGGAGCGGGCGCTTCCCGCCTCGTCTCCGGCACCATGGAACCCCACATCGAGCTCGAAGAGACGGTAAGAAAGTTCCAGGGCACCGAGGCCGCGCTCGTCTTCAACTCGGGCTGGCACGCCAATACCGGCCTGATACCGGCGCTTGCCGGGCACGGCGACGAGATCTTCTCGGACAAGCTGAGCCACGCCTCCATCATCGACGGCTCCGCCCTGAGCAGGGCGAAGGTAAGGAGATACCCTCATCTCGATACCGACGCTCTCGAAGGGTTCCTTAAAAACTCCACGGCGAGGAAAAAACTTATCATAACAGAAGGTATCTTCAGCATGGACGGCGACCTGGCGCCGCTTAAAGATATCGCCGGGCTCGCGGACAGGTACGGCGCGATGCTATATGTAGACGACGCGCACGGGGTGGGAGTACTCGGAGAAAACGGCACGGGCACGCTCGAACACACGGGCGTGGAAGGTCCGCACATAGTACGGATGGGCACCTTCGGAAAGGCGCTCGGCACGTTCGGGGCTTTTATAGCGGGAGATAAAGAACTCATGGAACTACTCGTAACAAGGGCCAGGGCGTTCGTCTATTCCACGGCCCTGCCGCCGGCCGTATGCGCCGCTACCATAAAGGCGATGGAGATCGTCGAAAGGGAGCCGGAAAGACGAGCAAGATTGCTCGATTACGCCGATTACATACGAGGGGAGCTTAAAGGCGCCGGTCTCGACACCCTCGACAGCGAAGCCCATATCATACCGCTTAAGACGGGCGACGCACAAAGGACAATGGAGATAACGGCGCGGCTTCTCGACAAAGGAGTCTTCGTCCAGGGGATAAGGCCCCCGACCGTACCCGAGGGTACCTCACGGCTCAGGATAACGCCCACTGCGGCGCACGCGCGGGAAGAGATCGACCTCGCGCTCTCGGCCATAAAGGAGGCGCTCGGATGA